The DNA region TGGAATTATGATGAAtcagactctttttttttttaaatgcgaCACATTGACCACATGAAGGACACAAATCAGGCTGCCATTTTAGATGTCCTCACTCACAGCAAATACCCGTTTCTAGATCCAGATCCTTCGAAAAAGACCAAAAAGTAGTGATATCTGGTGACGTGACTTTCGCAAACCACAATAAAAATACGATGAAAGCACATGCTAGGGTGCCGTCcaaaataatcataataataataaaaaagaagtcTCTCATCAGCGACAGAGACACCATTACAATTGGAAAAAGCCTCCGTGCCCAAACACACGCAAGCGGATCAGGGAACCTCAGCACAAAATGTAGAGAACCGTCTGCGCATGCTCATAGCATGCGCGTCACGTAACATAGCGTGCCAACGGGGTCCCACCAGTTAACCTCCACGTGACGGCATCAAGTGGGCCAGAACTTCAGAAGGACTCCCTAATCCATTTTTCCGTGAAGTGCCTCAAAAGATGTCTGCGCCCTCGTTTTcgttttgtgtgaatgtgtgtgtgtgtgtgtgcccttgatttttccccccttcttcctTCATTGTAATCTTCCCTTTGTTGATCCTACTGTCACATGCTATCGAGACCTTTGCCACAAAATGGCCGCCACTGTGGCCTTGCTCGTGAGAGCGTATTTGGAGTTTCTGTAAATGGAGGCTGCGCCACTGGTTGGAACCGTTGCTACCTTGcttctttgttttgttgtttgttttaatttgaGATATACATTTGGTGTGTGGCAGAGATGTTTCATCTGCTCTACCGTTCGCCGATGACGCTGATGTTTTTTCGCCAACCCATATTTATATTTTCTGGCCTCTTCGTCCACTGTCGTCTCAGGTTGCTAGACACAGAAGGCATAGATACTGATGAAAATGTAATATTATTAACATCTGTGCAAATGAAGCGTAATACGTGGGAAATTGTATATTTATGATCATTTCTtaacattttctgttttttttttttttttttaaattaactcTTAATGAACGACAAGTGTCTACTAAATGCATTACTTTTCGTGGTCATCCATAATTCTACTGATAGTGTTATTTAAAGCATCAAATAAATCCTTacacaattcttttttttcataacGTCCTAAGCTAAATTTTGTTTTGTCATTCACTTTTCAGTGTTGCGGGATGTGAGatgtatttatattttaaaCATAAATTAATTATGTGTATTAAGTAGGAATATATTTATCTTTTCTTAGCATATCCCCCTTGTCCAACAATAACTGCGACTCTAATAGGCCTATTGAAATGACCATGCATGACTACATTGAATATTTCAAGAATCACTTAAGGTTCTGACATAATGCTTATTTCCAGGCTGTGCGTTTCAGATAAATTGAATAAACGTGGAATCTTTACTAAAGTTACTAGACTGAAAGAATGGTAATTCAAAACATTgaatcaaaacaaaataaaataacataaaacaCACTTCTTGAATCTTAAAAACAAAGTTGAGAATTCAAATCAACTGAAAATTAAAGTGGACATACttattaatatgattattaaAGATAATAAAAATTGGCTAAATTATTTAGTTGTTTAGTCTGCAAGGTTTCTCACaaaacacatcagtgttctctGACTTTCAGTTTAATGTTATGATTTTTGTGCATTTAAACACCCATgacattaataaataaataaatcaactaaCAAACGAGCACAGTTGGATATTTTTCCTTCATTTCTGTTGTCTTTTTCTGCTTCTTTGCTGCATTATATTCTGTTTGCAACTGTCACATATTTCAGCTTAAATCTGGTCATTTCAGTGACCCTAATGTTAATCGTAATGTTTCCAGAATATATTCTAATCTTAGTCTTAGTCTTAATGCTTCGACAATATAGAATAATAGAACTATCAAACACTACTGCACAGTACATAAATTACACAGAAGACCTTTGTTCTGTAAATGTCCTGCTAGAAACAGCATTTTGATGTTTTGCATAGGGTTTCTGTTCTATGGAAAGGCTTGTCCTTCTTTGTTACCGATGGCTTTGCATAATATAAACCGAAAAGTCCCGTACACCCCCATACACCTCCATTCTCTGTTCTCTAGTAAGCCatgtgggtggaggtgttggATTTCATGACTAtgtcacacaaatatacacaatctctctctctctctctctctctctctctctctctcactcactacactcactccctcactgactcactgactcagtcactctctctcacacacacacacacacacacacacacacacacacacatacacacacacacacacacacacacacacacacacacacacacacacacacacacacacacacacacacacacacacacacacacacacacacacacacacacacacacacacacacacactcacctgggaCAATAAAACAGAGCCTTTAACCTGCGGACGGAGATTAGTGGTTGTttaacattcacacagacaaatcCTCCCGCATCACTTAGGGGTTCAAGCTTCAGGCTCTTAAGGCCATTTCAGTTGTTATTTGGTACTACATGAATAACATTGAATAGAAAGGAATtagttttaaaaaaaggaaaaaaactaCAATATTCTTACTAAAATACTGGTTAACTGTCAGTTAAATGCATAATCAGCGATTGCACAGGAAgccgtgtttgtttatgtttatgtctcGAATCGTCGTTTAAAATGACTGGTAGGTCCCAAAgcaacatatatttttttaaaaaaaagaaaagagaaaacaacatATATCTTATTTTAGCCGAGAACCAAACATATCATTCTTAATTCTCTTCAGCACTCCCAGAATAAAGCCATgcagggttttgtttttgtttgggtcACGCTGCCACCACTTTCTTCGTTTCCTATTTTCAGAGCCCGGGCCGCCTACAGatactgtgtttgtctgcaatGTCGTCACAGAATGGGCAACTAGCGGACCCTATGGAGATTATTGCTGCATTGGACAAAAATGTTATGGACTTGAAATGACGTCCAATTGTTGACTGTACCTCTAACTGCACCACGGAGAACTCTAAAAGTGTTTGGAGGTATTGCATGCATGATAtcggacaaaaaaaaatacaaaaagcacTCTCATCTTGGCAAAAAAAGGGGTTTACAATATAATTACATGTCAAGTCGAGTTTATTtacatagcgcatttcatacacagaggtcatatgCATAAACGAAAGCAAACCATAATAGCAAATAAAATCATAGAAgggcaatagtcaaagaatagcTTAAAAGTTAAAGatcctaattaaaaaaaaacataaagcaCACAAGTTAAAAtcgtaaaaaaaagaacaatttaaaagacaaaataaaagacaCAAGGTAGATTAATCTAAAGGCATATTCAAAATGTGCAACACAGTGCCATTAGCAGAGGGCATCTGAGAACAGTTTGGTCTAGAATTCTAAATACAACTGGCTACAGTTGGGGCCTGATGCCATCAGAAAGTTGGTTCCAGAGCtgagctgcttcaccatgtttagttctaaaagcaggttttttttttctcctgagacctgagcAGTTGATAAGGTCTGTACAGTTGAGTCATGTCTaataggtatttaggtcctgctccatttactgattcaTGGGTTTATAAACAGGCAGTagtcaattctgtgacttactggaagccagtgtaTAGGGACTTGGGAGTTAGGCTTGGAGTAATGTGGTCAGTTCTTTTAGTTTGTGTGAGAACCCTGACTGACACATTTTGCATCACTTGAAGCTGTTTGATAAtatttttaggaaggcctgtgaaaagcccattgccgtaatcaaccctgctggaGATAAATTCACTAATTAGTTTTTATAAATCATGCTTTGACATCAGCCCTCTAAGTTtagcaatatttttgaggtggtaaaaagGTGATTTAGCTATTGCTTTCATGAGGCTGTTGAACtttagatcactgtcaattacaCCAATattttttaacagtatcctttgctttcaaccgttttgtgcccaggagagtggcaacccctaagtctttcctcctttttaccaaatatcATTACTTCAGGTTTGTCTTTGTTCAGCTGTCGAAATTTTTGAGGCATTTGTCTGTCAtctatgatatgaaatcaaattatttttgaTGATTCGTCCAATTGAAattattaaaataaatacataaaaaacaGCTAATGTTATGCAGTTATGATGAGTGATTAAACAACTTGTAAATGTATCCTAAATTCCCTTTGACATCAGTGACATGTCTATAAAACCACACATCTATCTACAGCACCTATCTGAGACTTTGTGATAAAGCTGGGCTAGGCaaagaagacattttgcaaaacagtTATGGCACTGACTAAGAACACACCAAAAATGATTTGCATGCGCCTAGTAGTGAACTGTTTGCATTTCTCTGCTTAAGTGAGCCGCCCAGACGCTTTGTTCAAGTCTGGCTTGCTTGGTttacttaagcctaccttacactgatagactttgacaagatttaggaaagattcttgaaagattgcagTATTTGaattaactaatgcccctcattcaagctttactcaaaagactacaacctttcaagaatctttcccaaattttgtcaaagtctgtcagtgtaaggtaggctttaagctTAGCTGGACTCCTGGATTGATCTCCTTCTGAATCGAGGTGCTTAATGGCCATAGGGTTCtttatgttgttgttcttggctaccacagagagatgagagccaAAAGCCCCCCCTGCATCTAAAGGAAGGATTAGAagttgttttgttgccatacGTGACCTGGAAGAGGAAGCTAAGTCTGTTAGTCTGTGAGCCTTCCTTCATGAACCCTTTGAACTGAAAGCCTGCCAACCCATGACCCCCCGGGGTCGGGGGTCACCCTCTAGAGCCCTTGGCGCTGAGAGCCGTCTCTACAAATCACTTCCTTCGGTTAAAACTTTGGATGTTAGAGGAGGATGTGTACGACACATCATAGACAGAAGAGAACAACAGAAGAGGCAAATCACTCTGGCAATGATGGTTGTGTCCAAATAATCGCCAGTAAATAGACGTTGCCACAAAGTATTAAGGGTAgaaggcagcttgaagtgtacatccATGGTGCCTTCATAATTGACCGTTATTCTGGAtatctaagatatcttagaaggcagtgAAAATAATTTTTTTTTCGGTTACGAACGGCACTTGCTGCCTTGCTCCCTaattagatatcttagaaggaaGCAGTTTTTCCCGTTTGAAACAGAGCCCTGGtgtgttcagattaatagaaacCCCTGGTAACCAAGCATCCCTTTCATAAAATAAAAGATGCTTTCAGAAATAAAGAGGCAATCAAGATAATATTGAAAATGGTACAGTGACTGGAATGCAATTTATGTTGAACAGCTGAAGGCTATTCTGATACATAGATGGTAAAAATAACCATAAATAAAGGTATGCAGGTGTGCAGGCAATATTTTTagaaaatgctctctctctggactATTGATTAAAATGGATACTCAAATCAATGTTGATGGTTGTCAAAAAATGTCTCCATATGCTTTTGTACCAAACAATAACATAGACGTTAAAAATAGAATTTAAAGCAAGTCGACTACCAAGAACTACCAATTTGCCGATCAATGAATCGTTGTCAGAATTAATATTATCTCTTGATAAGCAGATGTGGGTAGACCTGTTTTCTGTGTGTAGCCTTCTTATGTGCAGCATATCCACATTCTGTGGGAATCCAAACAGAGGCCCAATACAAAATTCATCAGACTAAGCCAAGCATTTCAAAACAGAACCAGAATGGTCCTTTTCAGTGTTCCTGCATGAGCTTGTGGAATTCTTTGTCATCGCCTAGCCCTCCTTTAtcaaaatagatagatagatagatagatagatagatagatagatacatacatagatacatagatagatagatagatagatcaattATTCACCATGGTTGCTGTCTATTAATTTGAATGTATTTTCAAACAGTTGAAATTAACTCAATGTAGGAATACCCCTTTTCTTCAATTTTCTACATAATTGGATAGCGCTAAGCGACAACTGAATTTGTGCAAAACTGAAGACAAGGGTCATGCTCTTACCCATTACAACAACGCAATATAATGCAATGGCCAGTATTCCAGGAGCACATTCCAAATGTCGGAGACTCCATTCTCCGTATGTCAATATAGCATCAAAAAAAAAGACCCTGAGCTATTATGTTATAATAGTATATAATGCTAAGGTATTATAACTACATTGTGTTGCTTCGGATTTTTACCGGAATTGCCTTGTTTGTggaaaaataactaaataaaaataaaataaaataaaaatgtggcaCCGTATGATTTCCTATGTGACATTTATTCTGGTGAGAATGTCATTTAAAAGAAAGCAGGCACTAAAGAGGgtaacacagaaaaaaaatctcttggacctggaaaaaaaaaaatgggaaaaaaatggaACCTGTGTGGCACTGATGGAACATGGAAGTATCACTTGGTTAGTCGTTAGTTCCTGCTTTCCAAACTTCTCCCCAAAATATCATCATTAATGTAGGCCTAACAGTTATATTGGCATTTATGTAACTGGCAAAAGACAGTTTAAATGCGTAGGTTacattatttaaaaatatataacaatACTTTGATTGTGTTCAAGCGGCAACGtttttaatgtgtaatttcacaAATTAATTCAAAGTtctagaaaagcacaaacatgaacaacatgagtgtactgtatgtggtggtggtgtgtctgtgtgtgttgataacTGTTCTCTCATTATTTGTAGTCATGCCACCTAAAATAATACAGTATTTACTTAAGAATGTAACATTTTATCAATATGTTCAAAGAGAACATTTAACTTATGCTTTCAAAAACgaacatgtattttttttatccatGCAAATCAAGGTAGAATGTGCAGAGAAAACACtgagtattgcactgtattTGCATTTCATGATAATTATCATGTATTAcaggtgtgtatatatatatatatatatatatatatatattgtattcaGTAAAACTCTATGACCTATCCATAATTGCAGATGCACATTGAAGGTGGAGTCAGTACTCCATTATGCCACGgctcttaaaaaaaaagtggtcaGGTCGGGACATTAATTGCCTGCATGTACGAATTGTTTCACGTTCTCGTCTATCTGTCCCACCCTCTCTTCATGGTCGTTTTCAGCTGCTGAAGCAACTTTTGAATTTTCTATATGCCTGTCTAAGGATATATCTTTATTATAAATCTTAAATTGTCATAGCATGCCCTTTTTTCAAATCACACGTTCTTTATGAGTTGGTCATGCAGGTTCCCAGTATTTAAGTGGAGATGGGTTCACACACCCATTGAGGCCTCCCCGTGAGGAATAATGCTTAGTTTTGGCTGTTTCATcgctagatttaaaaaaaaaaagaaaaaaaagaaagaaaaggaaatcaGTGGGACCGGCTCCATTtccttactgtatgttttcccGCAGCCCACACCCTAGGACCGAACTAATTTTGAGTTTATCTTTCTTTTCGATAACGGCTATGAAGATACTGTAGGCCTGCGCATATAAACACATTACCTCAAGCTCTCTTAGGATCTCTGGGTATGAAGCGTAGGTTTTCACATCGGCCCACTGTTAGCTGAATCGATGCACAAACCCATTCACTATCTATCCAGTTGTTCCTTCTGCTCCTTCGCATATAGTCGCCAATGCTATTCACGTCCTGTCCTTCGTTTGGCCCTCTCTGCTATTCCCCAGCTCGCGTTCAGTGCGCTTTGTCCTCTTCATCGGCCTGCAACCTATTCCAATCAGTCGAATGTGACCTACCTCTGGCCTTCAGAAATGGCGCCAGTAGTTTACGAGCATGTCAGCGACGCAGCACTGGCGATATCTGCAGAAGCGCAAGACGGGGCTGCGATCTCAGGTCAGGTGACAGCTCTTGTTTTGCATAGCCTGTTAAAATACCTTCAGCTATTAGGAGCTACCTATAGCAACAACCCCTGGCTCTAAAAAGAGTCTTAGATTGCACCGAAATGCCATATCTAGTTAGAATGTAAAATGTACGTATCTGTGCGAATCTAGGCAGCTCCCTGGCATATCTTGTGAGCATTTGATCATGGTGAAGAACAGGCCTAGGTCAAACGTGTTGGAGACAGGCCCACCTGCGTTGTATTGGTGTTGTGCTTCTTGTATAGGCTACGTGTGTATCATATTGTTGTTGGCTTGCATTTCGTTTTTGCCTGTCTCATTGTGACAAGGCCTAATTATGCTCTTCGACTAACAAAAGGATATCAAAATATTGTTGTTCAATATTTCTGTTGGATGATACAGTGAGTGTTAAACTTTGCGGAGAAGTGCATGTCTATTCACGTTTCATTCAAGTTGGCTTGTTGGTTGGACGCGCTACgtgttctgtttttgttgttgttgttattgttgttgttgttgttttgtttagggGTGTTTGTCCTAAATAGGCTAAATGtatgattttaaaaaaataaaataaaaacccaAAACCCGTGAACAGTGTGTGCTCTTTCAAATACAAAAGGCAACAATGAgctaatgctctctctctctctctctctctctctctctctctctctctctctctctctctctctctctctcctccctcgctctctctgtgaaGTGATTGGAGGCATAATATGCAAATGATTtcagcatatttttttttaacacacattGTGACATTGTTTGTAAGGAAATATCTCAATACTTTATTTTGCCATTTCATCGATTTCAAATTTAAtttacagaaacaaacaaataaaaacagcaaACTAGTAGTAGTACGAACGTCTCACATTTGTAAATGGCTAGGCCTATAAACTAAAAGTGCAAACACTTATTGTGACATGTATGAAATTCGCATGGCTAAAGGTCAGAGTAAAGTCCATGCCACCTGAAATCCCGCCGCATACTCCCCCAAAAAAACGGCGAGAGTTTGTGTGCTTGGTCTGTTGAGAATTCCCCATCAGCTCTCAACATTTCTTTTACAACACCAATGCCCATATATGAGCAATGGTTATAGTAAATATATTCTTACGCATAAGGATTGTCAATTAGATAGGCTATTACGTGCGTAGAATGTGCATAACATTATGAAAACGTATGGCTGCAAGAATAACCACATAGGTTGGGTCGACACAATCTCACCCTTGGCCCACATCATGATACCAGTTTGAGTAGAGATCATATGCGAGAGTGACGACGGGTCAGACGGTTGGTCCTGAGCGCTTGCATGAGGTCAGACTTGGCCCTTGTAGAGCAGTTAGGCCTACGTGTCTTTAACAAATAAtcgtcctttttttttgtttcttctgcTGCTATGTCTGATGTCAGACAGCTTTAAGTATAACTAGTATAATTCCATCCAAAAATTGCCTACTCAGTACAGTAGTCTTCATAAAATGTAGGAAAGTGTATTAAAAGTATATCTTATTTTTTCCATATATGGTCCATTGTGCAGAACACTTCTGTGTAGGATTGTCTTCCATATTTCTTATATTTCCTCTGCATGGGTCCACTAGAACCATGAAGTTGATAAGGCGCAGCATTTGGGGGACATTGTATACCAGTAAAGAAAACCTAACATAACAATTATAACAAAAGTCTGATCCATTTAACCAAACACAGTGTTTCATatgaatagagagaaaaaaatcagtgtacatttcaataaataaaaaaacataaattaaaATGTTCAACCTATAAATAACAACAGTATAGTAAAAACATATTATTGCCTTTGGCATGAAGTTACTCTAAGAAAGAATTCAAAACCACGTTCCCTTATATACATTAGAATGTATAGTCCTTGTGGAATGCAAAACACGAAGACCTTGCACCTATTTCGTTGCGCTCATAGAGAGGGGGGTTTAGAGTCAAGGACTTTCGAGGAGGAAAAGTTTACACTAACACGTCCAAAAATGCGAGCTTAGCTCAAGTAAGAATTGGTCGCGACCCTCTTGTGAGGCGACAAGACCCCAGAAAAGCCACCGGAGAGCGGcggagagaaggaagggagagtAGTTCGTAGCGAATCTGAGATAAGGGTTGGCGGCGAGCTGGAGATGCCGTAGCCTGGTCCGCTTTGCAGGGACTGGGCTTGTTGCGTTCCcggaacgtaatatccattgtGGCCAGACAGCAAGCCAGCCGTGGGTGGAGAGGCGACCCCGTATCCATTTGACAGGTTGAGACTCCCACTCGAGCTCCCGAGGATGGGACGAGAGACATCACCGTTACTTAGCGCGTCAACGCCGGGCAACAGAGAGCCGTAACCGTGTCCTTGGTTTAAAAATCCGTGGGTAGATCCGTTATAGTGCGAGGGGTGTATAGGTAAAAAGGGGGATAGTTGCCAGTACAGTGGGTTGCTCGGCCGCTCGCCCAAGCCCAAACCGAGGGGCGCGAAACGGAGACCTCTCTTCATCACCAGTTTACCTCTGGAGGTTGCCGAGCGACGGCGAAGCTTCCCAGTCGTTCCGCCGATGAAGACGTCGTCACTGGACGGGTCCAGCATCCAGTAGTTTCCCTTGCCCGGGTCGTCGTAATGCCGTGGCACTTTCACGAAACATTTATTGAGGCTCAGGTTGTGCCGTATGGAGTTCTGCCACCCCTGTTTGTGCTCGCGGTAGTACGGGAAGTTCTTCATGATGAACTCGTAAATGCCATTGAGCGTCAGACGCTTCTCCGGACTCTGTCTGATAGCCATCATGATGAGAGCGTTGTAACTGAACGGCGGCTTGTCGAATTTCCCATTCTTGCCTTGCTTTGCGGGCTGTTCTGTACTCCCCTCCTCGTCGTCCCGGGAAGACGCGGGGGGATGCGACGGCGGTGGCGGCTCCTGACTCAACGTCTTGGACTCCATGTCCGCCGGTTCCGGTGATTTCTCCGAGTCCGTGGCCGGGACACTTTTCTCTTCGGAGACTCCTGTGTCCGGGCTGTCATACTTCGACGGGAGCAGCAGGCTCTTGATGCTGAACGAAGTGGACTTCTGCACCATTGTCGGCTCTCTCTGATCTCCCATGCCCGGCGAAAACAAAAAAGGGGGGCCGTCTCCCCCTCTTTTGGTACttgaaaaaggggaaaaaaaaaaaaaaaaggtcagacGCGATCGGACCGAGACATTACATGCATGATGGGGCTTCTAGGACAAGGGGACGCGTCGTTTGGACTCGAGATATTAGTAATTAAGGAGGCTCCGTCTAACCCGGCTTACCTCATtgagaggggaggagctccTAACTTGCTGTTGACgatggaaaaaaaagatattggACAATGTCAACAGAGCTCCCCGCCGTGACCACCACTTTAACACATCGCTCTACATACTAGTACAGGGCGCGCGGTGCTCTCCAACTTAATGGAGAGCGCGCTTGCGTCAGCGACTACGTCGGCTCAGACAAGGGGTGGACGTGATCTCCTAGGCTACTACCTGTGTCGCATAGAATCAGCGAAATTTAAACACGCGCAGATGAAATGTCACATGGGTAACTATTGGGTAATTGAATTGAGGATGATGGGTATCAATTGAATATAAGGGTATGATTTTAAACATAAGGAATGAATGCATTATATCAATCGAGCTATCAATAGGTTACTGGCACTATACTGTAAGACAGTTTAAATGCATCGTATAGGACTTTTCAGAGGACTAGAATGGCAGTCCGGCTGGTCTAACCAACTGAACGGCACCCATCAGCGAGAGAATTACTCGGGTTAGGGCGCCTCCAGTGTCTGGTTGCTGGTGTTATCCTGCCTGGTGAAGCTGCAGCAAGAACGTAATCGTATATGCGCAATATACGTTGAGGGggaccccccaaacacacacacacacacacacacacacacacacacacacacacacacacacacacacacacacacacacacacacacacacacacacacacacacacaaacacacacacacacacacacacacacacacacacacacacaggcctattcAAGTAGGCTAGCTCAACCAGCCCGTTGTGTACATTTAGGATTTGTATCATTTGTCGATTAGGATGGGTTCCTTCCTATCAATTGTTGATTGGACATTTAATTTTGTTATTCTAACTAACCCATagacacacatgtatgtgtgccttGGGCGTTGGCATTTCTGATGAAACCCCACACAAAATATGATATGGCAGATAACACATGGCGATGTCCCATGTCAGTGGGATAAGTATTTGCATGCAGGCAGAGTGTGGTGTATGGATGGGCAATGCCCTGATCAGAAACGGCCAGCCATTCTCCTGTCCTGAACATCAACTTTTTAACTGATAATCTGGATAATGTTCTCACTCTGGTGCTTTCAGAgtagactagagagagagagagacagagagacagagagagagagagagagagagagagagagagagagagaggtagtgatAGAAGGGGATGGAGCAAGGTGCCATTATAGCCTGCAGTTCGTTTGGTTTCAATATTGTTTGCATGAACCCACTGAACCGATGGTGATCTAAAGAAAGTAGAGCAAACATGCAAATGCTGTATACGACCAAGTTTTAAAATTACTATAAAGAAGCAATTGCTAAACTGTTGCCACCATATTTGGACCAACAATGCATATATTGTTGTTCGTATCATCATAGTCGTATAACTCAAACGGAACATATTGATTATAACGGCATATAGGCTACGCCACTAGAGCCTGCATCCTTAAAAAGAAACGTAACACTTGGCACGTCAGATAGGCCTGTGTGTTCCTCATACTGGTGCTGTTTTCAGTCCAATCCCGCACCGAGCCACAAACACTCGCGCGTGCACAATCACTctcgcgcgcatacacacagacagacgcacattGGCAGCTCAGGACGACTTTACATGGAGCTAGCAAACTTTTACGTTTCTCATTCTCATTTGTATGGCTGAAATACATTTGAAGTCAAATGAGTATTATTTTACCACAAAGCATGAACCAATGCAAATAACAAAGGTCCATACAAACTGTCCGTTTCGattacacataggctatttaggCCTCATTAATGTGCGTTTTACAATCAACACGGCGTTTATCCTGTAGCCCAACAGTGTAAACAAAATTCGAATCCTTTTTGCTATTAAAAATCCGTAAATTAATTGTAAATAAATTGTAAATCAATAAGCAAAAAATGCTTGTCTTATAAGGAGAATAATAATTTACAACCTTAGGCTATAGGTTATAAAAAATATCACATCAAATGTATATATTGGgctacaaaaaatatataatatgcaTACTTTGTTGACGGACTTTAACTTCATTTACAACTTTATTTGACTTTATATGTATcactaaa from Sardina pilchardus chromosome 1, fSarPil1.1, whole genome shotgun sequence includes:
- the foxg1b gene encoding forkhead box protein G1b; this encodes MGDQREPTMVQKSTSFSIKSLLLPSKYDSPDTGVSEEKSVPATDSEKSPEPADMESKTLSQEPPPPSHPPASSRDDEEGSTEQPAKQGKNGKFDKPPFSYNALIMMAIRQSPEKRLTLNGIYEFIMKNFPYYREHKQGWQNSIRHNLSLNKCFVKVPRHYDDPGKGNYWMLDPSSDDVFIGGTTGKLRRRSATSRGKLVMKRGLRFAPLGLGLGERPSNPLYWQLSPFLPIHPSHYNGSTHGFLNQGHGYGSLLPGVDALSNGDVSRPILGSSSGSLNLSNGYGVASPPTAGLLSGHNGYYVPGTQQAQSLQSGPGYGISSSPPTLISDSLRTTLPSFSPPLSGGFSGVLSPHKRVATNSYLS